A genome region from Corynebacterium uberis includes the following:
- a CDS encoding metal-sulfur cluster assembly factor, which yields MTEPVNGASTSDADGYVIDSGFDPQDPAQRPEQTEQDIKDAAAVEEYLHDVIDPELGINVVDLGLVYDIWMDHSQEGVRKAMVNMTLTSPACPLTDMLEDQTHAAVIGNSAADDVQINWVWMPPWGPHMITEEGREQLRALGFAV from the coding sequence ATGACTGAGCCTGTGAACGGAGCGTCGACAAGCGATGCGGACGGCTACGTGATTGATTCTGGTTTTGATCCGCAGGATCCCGCCCAGCGTCCTGAGCAGACAGAACAGGACATCAAGGACGCCGCGGCGGTGGAAGAGTACCTCCACGATGTGATCGACCCAGAGCTGGGCATCAACGTTGTGGATTTGGGTTTGGTCTATGACATCTGGATGGATCATTCCCAGGAGGGCGTACGCAAGGCGATGGTGAACATGACCTTGACGTCTCCGGCCTGTCCGCTGACGGACATGTTGGAGGACCAGACGCACGCTGCGGTGATCGGCAACAGTGCCGCGGATGATGTGCAGATCAACTGGGTGTGGATGCCGCCGTGGGGTCCGCACATGATCACCGAGGAAGGCCGCGAGCAGCTGCGCGCCCTCGGCTTTGCGGTTTAA
- the sufU gene encoding Fe-S cluster assembly sulfur transfer protein SufU, giving the protein MNLDSMYQEVILDHYKNPQFAGLREPFGAEVHHVNPSCGDELTLRVALSADGSTVEDVSYDAEGCSISQASTSVLAEGVIGKPVDEAMAKLAEFEAMVTSRGQREGDPEIIGDGVAFAGVSRYPARVKCALLGWKAFQAATAEALDHRDAGQEGSGSGSGSDSMSTARKEHDD; this is encoded by the coding sequence GTGAATCTTGACTCGATGTACCAGGAGGTGATCCTGGATCACTATAAGAACCCGCAGTTCGCTGGCCTTCGGGAGCCGTTTGGTGCGGAGGTCCATCACGTCAATCCGTCCTGTGGGGACGAGCTGACGCTGCGGGTGGCGCTGTCGGCTGATGGCAGCACCGTGGAGGATGTCTCTTATGACGCTGAGGGCTGTTCCATCAGCCAGGCCTCCACGTCGGTGTTGGCAGAAGGGGTCATCGGCAAACCGGTGGATGAGGCGATGGCCAAGCTCGCGGAGTTTGAGGCGATGGTGACGTCCCGGGGCCAGCGGGAGGGCGATCCTGAGATCATCGGAGACGGCGTCGCCTTTGCCGGGGTATCGCGGTATCCCGCCCGGGTGAAGTGCGCGCTATTGGGATGGAAGGCTTTTCAGGCCGCTACGGCCGAGGCGTTGGATCACCGTGACGCCGGACAAGAAGGATCAGGATCGGGTAGCGGTTCTGATTCGATGAGTACTGCACGGAAGGAGCATGATGACTGA
- a CDS encoding LysR family transcriptional regulator, with amino-acid sequence MPDLKTLQTIVGVADGGSFGAAAAELGLSQQAVSARVKEAEANLGVALFARTSRGAQPTVAGTALLAGARDVLAAAQRLEQDAQELRHPGRQTVTVSASFTAVAAYVPQWVAALHQHHPHMHFRVRAGNSTEIALAVAAGDVGLGVIESREIVAAARHRLDDRVVATDELCVAVPPHHHWAHEPRIDAATLRRTPLIMREAGSGTRTVAEAALGRLATPVAEVASQQGVAACVRELGVPAILPARLVAAAGLVGVPVDGVDLSRPIRLVWRRGSPPRGAQASLMRAALSTA; translated from the coding sequence GTGCCAGACCTAAAGACCCTACAGACGATTGTGGGGGTGGCTGATGGGGGTTCCTTTGGGGCGGCGGCTGCCGAATTGGGGCTATCGCAGCAGGCCGTCTCGGCGCGGGTGAAGGAGGCGGAGGCCAACCTTGGTGTCGCCTTGTTTGCTCGCACCTCCCGGGGCGCGCAGCCGACCGTGGCTGGCACGGCGCTGCTCGCCGGTGCCCGGGATGTGCTGGCTGCGGCGCAGCGCTTGGAGCAAGATGCCCAGGAGCTGCGCCATCCGGGCAGGCAGACCGTGACCGTGAGCGCGTCCTTTACGGCGGTGGCCGCCTATGTTCCCCAGTGGGTTGCCGCGCTGCACCAGCATCATCCCCACATGCACTTTCGGGTACGCGCCGGAAACTCCACCGAGATTGCGCTGGCAGTGGCGGCGGGAGACGTGGGCCTGGGGGTCATCGAGTCCCGGGAGATCGTGGCAGCCGCGCGCCATCGCCTGGATGATCGGGTGGTAGCCACCGATGAGTTGTGCGTTGCGGTCCCGCCGCACCATCACTGGGCGCACGAGCCGCGTATCGACGCCGCGACCCTGCGCCGCACCCCGCTCATCATGCGGGAGGCAGGATCGGGAACCCGCACTGTGGCGGAAGCGGCACTGGGCAGGCTGGCCACCCCGGTCGCGGAGGTGGCCTCGCAACAGGGGGTGGCGGCCTGCGTGCGCGAACTGGGCGTGCCCGCAATCCTGCCGGCCCGCCTGGTTGCGGCCGCGGGCTTGGTCGGGGTGCCGGTGGACGGAGTGGACCTGAGCCGTCCGATTCGGCTGGTCTGGCGGCGTGGCTCCCCGCCCCGGGGCGCGCAGGCGTCCCTGATGCGTGCCGCGTTGAGCACCGCTTAA
- the metE gene encoding 5-methyltetrahydropteroyltriglutamate--homocysteine S-methyltransferase, giving the protein MTTTTSFPAATVLGYPRIGANRELKRAIEAFWSGGDNNPAETAAQLRAARTQRLQELGLDSPAAVPEDFSYYDQVLDITLAAGALPERFAPEREVLRAAQDPEGAEALRAQFTVARGEGDRPALELTKWFDSNYHYLVPEIGPGTEFEYLGSPRVAGLRELGAVARPVLVGPVTYLALAKAADSAPEGFNPLERLDDLLGFYEQLLAELKDAGATWVQFDEPALVTDRHRTPQDRGALLEAVSRAYGRLASGTDLQLAVALTYGQAFDAVDVLAQTPVQAVIVDLVRGAQPDAQQWRRWGAAFAGRTLGLGVVSGRNIWRTDFDAALAVVRTATAELGENVQVSITTSTSLQHVPHDVEREVDLDPQIRRWLAFADQKATEVATLAVGAREGDAAIAQELEDNRAALASRRDHGGVDKPEIRTATAAVTAKQRTRGDYQERRRAQAEALQLPLLPTTTIGSFPQTAQIRNARAAHRRGELSDADYTQAMRAEIEQVIRQQEDLGLDVLVHGEAERNDMVQYFAELLDGCATTTHGWVQSYGSRCTRPSILWGDISRPAPMTVEWSAYAQSLTDKPVKGMLTGPVTIMAWSFVREDVPAQEVADQLGLALREEVKDLTEAGISIIQVDEPAIRELLPLREADRAAYLEWSVGAFRLATSGAGPETSIHTHLCYSDFATIVDAVDSLDADVTSIEASRSRLKVLPALAEHGFARGLGPGVWDIHSARVPSTAEIRELIEVAVGALDPRQVWVNPDCGLKTRRWEETAQTLRHLVEAAEQVRAQLS; this is encoded by the coding sequence ATGACTACCACCACTTCTTTCCCCGCAGCCACCGTTTTGGGCTATCCGCGCATCGGCGCGAACCGCGAGCTCAAGCGCGCCATCGAGGCCTTCTGGTCGGGCGGGGACAACAACCCTGCTGAGACCGCCGCCCAGCTGCGCGCGGCGCGGACCCAGCGCCTGCAAGAATTGGGCCTGGACTCCCCCGCCGCGGTCCCGGAGGACTTTAGCTACTACGACCAGGTCTTGGACATCACGCTGGCCGCCGGCGCGCTGCCGGAGCGCTTCGCACCGGAGCGGGAGGTGTTGCGCGCGGCACAGGATCCGGAGGGCGCCGAGGCACTGCGCGCGCAGTTTACTGTGGCCCGCGGCGAGGGAGACCGCCCGGCACTCGAGCTGACCAAGTGGTTCGACTCCAACTACCACTATTTGGTTCCGGAAATCGGCCCGGGCACGGAATTTGAGTACCTGGGTTCGCCGCGCGTTGCTGGGTTGCGGGAGTTGGGTGCGGTAGCGCGCCCTGTCTTGGTCGGCCCGGTGACGTATTTGGCGCTAGCCAAGGCCGCTGACTCCGCTCCCGAGGGGTTTAACCCGCTGGAGCGCCTTGATGATCTCCTCGGCTTCTACGAGCAGCTGCTTGCCGAGCTGAAGGACGCCGGTGCCACCTGGGTGCAGTTCGACGAGCCCGCCCTGGTCACGGATCGTCACCGTACCCCCCAGGATCGCGGCGCGCTGCTGGAGGCCGTCTCCCGCGCCTACGGTCGGCTCGCCTCGGGCACGGATCTTCAGCTTGCGGTTGCTTTGACCTACGGGCAGGCTTTCGACGCCGTGGATGTGCTCGCGCAGACCCCCGTGCAGGCGGTCATCGTTGACCTCGTGCGCGGCGCGCAACCAGACGCACAGCAATGGCGCCGATGGGGTGCGGCTTTTGCCGGACGCACCCTGGGCCTGGGCGTGGTCTCCGGGCGCAATATCTGGCGCACGGACTTCGATGCCGCGCTTGCCGTAGTGCGCACGGCGACGGCCGAACTGGGCGAAAACGTGCAGGTCAGCATCACCACGTCCACGTCGCTGCAACACGTTCCCCATGATGTGGAGCGCGAGGTCGATCTTGATCCCCAGATTCGCAGGTGGCTGGCGTTTGCGGATCAAAAGGCCACGGAGGTGGCCACGCTTGCCGTCGGCGCGCGCGAAGGGGACGCAGCGATCGCGCAGGAACTGGAGGACAACCGAGCCGCACTGGCCTCCCGCCGCGACCACGGGGGCGTCGACAAGCCCGAGATTCGCACCGCCACCGCTGCAGTGACCGCCAAGCAGCGCACCCGTGGGGATTATCAAGAGCGCCGCCGCGCGCAGGCAGAGGCGCTGCAGCTGCCGCTGCTTCCCACCACCACCATCGGATCCTTCCCGCAGACTGCGCAGATCCGCAACGCCCGCGCCGCCCATCGTCGCGGCGAACTGAGCGACGCCGACTACACGCAGGCCATGCGAGCGGAAATCGAGCAGGTCATCCGGCAGCAGGAGGACCTGGGCCTCGATGTGCTCGTGCACGGTGAGGCCGAGCGCAATGACATGGTGCAGTACTTCGCAGAGCTTCTCGACGGCTGCGCGACCACCACGCACGGTTGGGTGCAATCGTACGGCTCCCGGTGCACCCGCCCCTCGATTCTGTGGGGTGACATCTCCCGGCCCGCGCCCATGACCGTCGAGTGGTCCGCCTACGCGCAATCGCTGACCGACAAGCCCGTCAAGGGGATGCTCACCGGCCCGGTCACCATCATGGCCTGGTCCTTTGTACGCGAAGACGTCCCCGCCCAAGAGGTGGCAGATCAGCTGGGCCTGGCCCTGCGTGAAGAGGTCAAGGACCTGACCGAGGCAGGCATTTCCATCATCCAGGTTGATGAGCCGGCCATCCGCGAGCTGCTGCCCCTGCGCGAGGCCGACCGCGCCGCATACCTGGAGTGGTCCGTGGGCGCGTTCCGGCTGGCCACCTCCGGGGCGGGCCCGGAGACCTCCATCCACACCCACCTGTGCTACTCGGACTTTGCCACCATCGTCGACGCGGTAGATAGCCTAGACGCTGACGTCACCTCCATTGAGGCCTCCCGCTCCCGGCTCAAGGTCCTGCCGGCCTTGGCCGAGCACGGCTTCGCCCGCGGGCTGGGCCCAGGCGTGTGGGACATCCACTCCGCACGCGTGCCCAGCACCGCAGAGATCCGGGAGCTTATTGAGGTTGCCGTCGGCGCCCTGGACCCCCGCCAGGTGTGGGTGAACCCCGACTGTGGCCTCAAGACCCGGCGCTGGGAGGAAACCGCCCAGACCCTGCGCCACCTTGTCGAAGCCGCAGAGCAGGTGCGCGCGCAGCTGAGCTAA
- a CDS encoding C4-dicarboxylate ABC transporter, with product MTRSKAPTLLPQPAGPPWWGSVMGTAILANLASLHGYSVPAWLILAIAWILLIAQSVGFARRVHHDRTVLTDALTIPGEATGWGMVSMGILAVGAATAQIIPDTWGIDAVLWTIGTILGIAITPWFCAKILTHRAGQPVFAWGLPVVAPMVSATGGANLSGHVPPAFELPTLVVATGCFALTLTCALPIFAYVYAHGWPPINASVSAFIPLGVVGQSTAAAHALSQHWERHGWHWTDAADHYGIIMACIGVCAVPWAYASLIRGLRNHMAFTPGWWASTFPIGTCCLGSWAQGWTGVSQVFLILLAINWLWAGSGSVLACVRHHQHSHA from the coding sequence ATGACACGATCTAAGGCCCCCACCCTCTTGCCCCAGCCAGCGGGACCACCCTGGTGGGGCAGCGTCATGGGAACAGCCATCCTGGCTAACCTCGCCTCCCTGCACGGCTACTCCGTCCCCGCCTGGCTCATCCTTGCCATCGCCTGGATCCTGCTCATCGCCCAATCCGTCGGGTTCGCCCGCCGCGTCCACCACGACCGCACCGTCCTCACCGACGCCCTGACCATCCCCGGTGAGGCCACCGGCTGGGGCATGGTCTCCATGGGCATCCTCGCCGTCGGGGCCGCCACCGCCCAGATCATCCCCGATACCTGGGGCATCGACGCCGTTCTATGGACCATTGGCACCATCCTGGGCATCGCCATCACCCCCTGGTTCTGCGCCAAGATCCTCACCCACCGCGCCGGGCAACCCGTCTTCGCCTGGGGATTGCCCGTGGTGGCGCCCATGGTCTCCGCCACCGGCGGGGCGAACCTGTCCGGCCACGTCCCCCCGGCGTTCGAATTGCCCACCCTCGTCGTGGCCACTGGCTGCTTTGCGCTCACCCTGACCTGCGCGCTCCCGATATTCGCCTACGTCTACGCCCACGGCTGGCCGCCCATCAACGCCAGCGTCTCCGCCTTCATCCCCCTCGGCGTGGTGGGCCAGTCCACCGCTGCCGCTCACGCCCTGTCCCAGCACTGGGAGCGTCACGGCTGGCACTGGACCGATGCGGCGGACCATTACGGCATCATCATGGCGTGCATAGGCGTCTGCGCCGTGCCCTGGGCCTACGCCAGCCTCATCCGCGGCCTGCGCAACCACATGGCGTTTACGCCTGGTTGGTGGGCCTCCACCTTCCCCATCGGCACGTGCTGCTTGGGGTCCTGGGCGCAGGGCTGGACCGGCGTCAGCCAGGTCTTTCTCATCCTGCTTGCCATCAATTGGCTGTGGGCCGGCTCCGGCAGCGTGCTGGCGTGCGTGCGGCACCACCAGCACAGCCACGCATAG
- a CDS encoding GDSL-type esterase/lipase family protein has product MSIRSLCSRTAAGLASLALSAGIIAAPIAGAAPNALVGFGDSVLANPAINDFLMSKVAPLPGAVPNPNIANNCATDAFGTVKQTAAARGMEPHDYSCPGASAFSGGKLLRTQIDDALRDGALDGATREVIIQTGFNDIYGNLFAGQSPESIHGRYVDTVVPEINRIRQAAPNAAIKVVGYPSISDNFGVCMIQLGNNIHSLENLRQVTDWENIAENMLRDAAARSGVAYVDLRGPSMGHGMCAPDGQRWFGALIDLGQPRNLPVHMTDLGKGRVAEIISAA; this is encoded by the coding sequence ATGTCGATTCGTTCCCTGTGCTCCCGCACAGCAGCAGGCCTAGCGAGCTTGGCGCTATCCGCCGGAATCATCGCCGCCCCCATCGCGGGAGCGGCGCCGAACGCGCTCGTTGGCTTCGGGGACTCCGTCTTGGCCAACCCGGCCATCAATGACTTCTTGATGTCCAAGGTTGCGCCGCTGCCCGGCGCCGTGCCCAACCCCAACATCGCCAACAACTGCGCTACGGACGCCTTTGGCACCGTCAAGCAGACCGCCGCTGCCCGCGGAATGGAGCCCCACGATTACTCGTGCCCTGGCGCTTCTGCTTTCTCTGGCGGAAAGCTCCTGCGCACCCAGATCGATGACGCACTGCGTGACGGCGCGCTCGACGGGGCCACCCGAGAGGTCATCATCCAGACCGGATTCAATGACATCTACGGCAACCTGTTCGCCGGGCAGTCCCCGGAGTCCATCCACGGCCGCTACGTGGACACCGTCGTCCCCGAAATCAACCGCATCCGGCAGGCCGCCCCCAACGCCGCCATCAAGGTGGTGGGCTACCCCTCTATCTCTGACAACTTTGGCGTCTGCATGATCCAGCTGGGCAACAACATTCACTCGTTGGAGAACCTGCGCCAGGTCACCGACTGGGAGAACATCGCGGAGAACATGCTTCGCGACGCCGCCGCCCGCTCCGGGGTTGCCTACGTCGACCTGCGCGGGCCGAGCATGGGTCACGGCATGTGCGCCCCCGACGGGCAGCGGTGGTTCGGCGCGCTCATCGATCTGGGCCAGCCGCGGAACCTGCCGGTGCATATGACTGATCTTGGAAAAGGTCGCGTCGCCGAGATCATTTCCGCAGCATAA
- a CDS encoding ABC-F family ATP-binding cassette domain-containing protein yields the protein MIVTHDLEVRVGARTLLTAPGDHLRVQPGDRIGLVGRNGAGKTTTMRILAGQTKPYGGTVTVSGEVGYLPQDSREGNIEQTARDRVLSARGLDRLRSSMERQQEIMETTSDSSKRDAAIRKYSRLEEQYHTLGGYEADSEAAQICDNLGLPERVLDQQLSTLSGGQRRRVELAQILFAATAGSGKSATTLLLDEPTNHLDSDSIAWLREFLSKHEGGLIMISHDVELLDAVCNKVWFLDAVRAEADVYNMSFAKYQKARAQDEQRRRRERANAEKKASALRQQADKLGAKATKAKAAKQMAARAERMLDSLDEVRVADKVAHISFPEPAPCGKTPMFAQGLTKMYGSLEVFAGIDLAIDKGSRVVVLGFNGAGKTTLLKLLAGVERTDGEGGIVSGHGLKIGYFAQEHDTIDPQASVWENTIRACPDAGEQDLRGLLGAFMFSGEKLDQPAGTLSGGEKTRLALATLVSSRANVLLLDEPTNNLDPVSREQVLGALASYTGAVVLVTHDPGAVRALEPERVIVLPDGTEDLWSDEYMEIVELA from the coding sequence GTGATTGTCACCCATGACCTTGAAGTCCGCGTTGGAGCCCGCACGCTGTTGACCGCCCCGGGGGATCACCTGCGCGTCCAGCCAGGGGATCGCATCGGGCTGGTCGGGCGCAACGGTGCGGGAAAGACCACGACGATGCGGATCTTGGCGGGCCAGACGAAGCCGTATGGGGGCACCGTGACGGTCTCAGGCGAGGTGGGCTACCTGCCGCAGGATTCCCGCGAAGGCAACATCGAGCAGACGGCGCGGGATCGCGTGCTGTCTGCGCGTGGACTCGACCGGCTGCGTTCGTCGATGGAACGCCAGCAGGAGATCATGGAGACCACCAGCGACAGCTCCAAGCGAGATGCGGCGATTAGGAAGTACTCGCGCCTGGAGGAGCAGTACCACACTCTGGGCGGCTATGAGGCAGATAGTGAGGCCGCGCAGATCTGCGATAACCTCGGCCTGCCCGAGCGGGTGTTGGACCAGCAGCTGTCTACACTGTCCGGCGGACAGCGTCGCCGCGTCGAACTGGCGCAGATTCTCTTTGCCGCCACCGCCGGCTCCGGCAAGTCGGCCACCACCTTGCTGCTCGACGAGCCGACCAACCACCTGGACTCGGACTCGATTGCCTGGCTGCGGGAATTTTTGTCCAAGCACGAGGGCGGGCTGATCATGATCTCCCACGACGTGGAGCTGCTGGACGCGGTGTGCAACAAGGTGTGGTTCCTCGATGCCGTGCGCGCCGAGGCGGACGTGTACAACATGAGCTTTGCCAAGTACCAGAAGGCGCGTGCCCAAGATGAGCAGCGGCGGCGTCGGGAGCGGGCCAACGCGGAAAAGAAGGCCTCTGCGCTGCGCCAGCAGGCTGACAAGCTGGGGGCGAAGGCCACCAAGGCCAAGGCGGCCAAGCAGATGGCGGCCCGGGCGGAGCGGATGCTCGATTCCCTTGATGAGGTGCGGGTGGCTGACAAGGTCGCCCACATTTCCTTCCCGGAGCCGGCCCCGTGCGGCAAGACGCCCATGTTCGCCCAGGGGCTGACCAAGATGTATGGCTCGCTGGAGGTCTTCGCCGGGATTGACCTGGCCATCGATAAGGGCTCGCGCGTTGTTGTTCTGGGCTTTAATGGCGCCGGAAAGACCACGCTGCTCAAGCTGCTTGCCGGGGTTGAGCGCACCGACGGAGAGGGCGGCATCGTCAGCGGGCACGGGCTCAAGATCGGCTATTTTGCGCAGGAGCATGACACGATCGACCCCCAGGCCAGCGTGTGGGAGAACACCATTCGGGCCTGCCCGGACGCCGGCGAGCAGGACCTGCGCGGCCTGTTGGGGGCGTTTATGTTCTCTGGCGAGAAGCTTGATCAGCCGGCGGGTACGTTGTCCGGTGGCGAAAAGACGCGCCTGGCGCTGGCCACGCTGGTCAGCTCCCGGGCCAACGTGCTGCTGCTTGACGAGCCCACGAACAACCTGGATCCGGTATCCCGGGAGCAGGTGCTCGGGGCGCTGGCCTCCTATACCGGGGCCGTGGTGCTGGTCACCCACGATCCCGGCGCGGTGCGGGCGCTGGAACCCGAGCGGGTCATCGTGCTTCCGGATGGCACCGAGGACCTGTGGAGCGACGAGTACATGGAGATCGTCGAGCTGGCCTGA
- a CDS encoding methylenetetrahydrofolate reductase, translating to MSTAHLYAGYRPGRPTDTPTVSFELYPPRNPSRTSGVWAGIERLITAAPNFVSVTYGAAGAATDTRDRSVQVLLNVVDRHPGLPAVAHLTCLGSTRSELSMIVRLLLRAGIRDFLALRGDPPAGGNPDPSFRPAEHDRLSRAVELVELIRQVAAEELPDGVGTGPNGSGAASAPCPQDYVSIAVAAYPAATSQGRANDIAALLEKERAGADYAISQVFYDAAGYASLVRELAMSGSRLPIIPGILPLHDVRRLEAMERLAGIAIPARLRQMYEEATSPRQLASAALGETMRLITATLDAGAPGIHLYTFNRPRPTLDLLDYLAAAGYLHPRLGTPLPVDHEADPELVALALHRLTPSA from the coding sequence GTGTCCACCGCACATCTGTACGCCGGGTACCGTCCCGGCCGTCCCACGGATACCCCCACGGTGTCCTTCGAACTCTATCCACCCCGCAACCCCTCACGAACCTCCGGAGTGTGGGCTGGCATTGAGAGGTTGATCACTGCCGCCCCCAACTTTGTCTCCGTGACGTACGGGGCCGCCGGCGCCGCCACGGACACCCGCGATCGCTCTGTTCAGGTTTTGCTCAATGTGGTTGACCGCCACCCCGGGCTGCCCGCCGTGGCGCACCTGACCTGCCTGGGGTCAACGCGCTCAGAGCTGTCCATGATCGTTCGGCTTCTCTTGCGCGCCGGCATCCGAGATTTCCTCGCGCTGCGCGGGGACCCGCCAGCTGGTGGGAACCCGGACCCGTCCTTCCGCCCTGCGGAGCATGATCGGTTGTCCCGGGCAGTCGAGCTTGTGGAACTCATCCGGCAGGTCGCCGCAGAAGAGCTGCCGGATGGCGTAGGAACCGGGCCCAATGGTTCGGGCGCGGCCAGCGCCCCGTGCCCCCAGGACTACGTGTCCATCGCCGTGGCCGCCTACCCGGCGGCTACCAGCCAGGGGCGCGCCAATGATATTGCCGCGCTGCTGGAAAAGGAGCGCGCGGGGGCTGACTACGCCATCTCCCAGGTCTTCTACGACGCCGCCGGCTATGCCTCCTTGGTCCGCGAGTTGGCCATGTCCGGCTCCCGGCTGCCCATCATCCCGGGCATCCTGCCCCTGCACGATGTACGGCGTTTGGAGGCCATGGAACGGCTGGCTGGCATCGCCATCCCCGCGCGGCTGCGCCAGATGTATGAGGAGGCGACCTCTCCGCGGCAGCTGGCCAGCGCCGCGCTGGGAGAAACCATGCGCCTGATTACCGCCACGCTTGACGCCGGCGCACCCGGGATCCACCTCTATACCTTCAACCGACCGCGGCCCACCTTGGACCTGCTGGACTACCTGGCCGCCGCAGGCTACCTGCATCCGCGCCTGGGCACCCCGCTGCCGGTCGATCACGAGGCTGACCCGGAGCTGGTGGCGTTGGCGCTGCATCGACTCACCCCCAGCGCGTAG
- a CDS encoding AMP-binding protein: MAKLATSVLRWHFSPAALMEAAAHLDSNHRAIIDDMGELTYGELRDQALRFTETLQHLGVEEGSQVAVIARNSRVVPMCLISCAYLGATPMIINPASSPAQMSRIILEYGATVVVADGEYAIQLEVDETPIIAAYGTEGRTSEEYPDNVYAFQDEINRSAGRPKLKFRAAPAPLIIMSSGTTGVPKGVVRAIPKSPAVLGSVLPKIPWRKAGTVQLTCSLFHAWGWMNLNVALATKSTMVLRREFDPRQAVRDCIDYNVCGVLSSAVFLRDFQKEYDQLSVEYKQRIHLEFIASSGNAIPPILVRGLSERFGQIVCNFYGSTEHGPVATASGPELFEDPSRAGTIAPGVRMAIVRDDGTEAAVGEIGKIYSCNAETMVGYLSARDKVSVHDAMLGTGDLGHMDAQGFLHVHGRSDDMVIKGGENVYPRELEDFLLRQPGVRDAYVRGVRQDIVARVDAYIVVADNEEGAKLDDDAVRELIRTNLAEHNVPDFICRIKEMPRNDAGKVVPRLLPQPSV; the protein is encoded by the coding sequence GTGGCTAAGTTGGCAACAAGCGTCCTGCGCTGGCACTTCTCTCCGGCCGCGCTCATGGAGGCCGCCGCCCACCTGGACTCGAACCACCGCGCGATCATCGATGACATGGGGGAGCTGACCTATGGTGAGCTGCGCGATCAAGCCCTCAGGTTTACCGAGACCCTGCAGCACCTCGGCGTTGAGGAAGGCAGCCAGGTGGCCGTCATCGCCCGCAACTCCCGCGTGGTTCCGATGTGCCTGATTTCCTGTGCGTACCTGGGCGCCACCCCGATGATCATCAACCCGGCCTCCTCTCCAGCGCAGATGTCGCGCATCATCCTGGAGTACGGTGCCACCGTTGTCGTGGCGGATGGCGAATACGCCATCCAACTGGAAGTCGACGAAACGCCGATCATCGCCGCCTACGGCACTGAGGGCCGCACGTCGGAGGAGTACCCGGACAACGTGTACGCCTTCCAGGATGAGATCAATCGCTCCGCCGGACGCCCGAAGCTGAAGTTCCGGGCTGCCCCCGCGCCGCTGATCATCATGTCCTCCGGAACCACCGGGGTGCCCAAGGGCGTGGTGCGAGCTATTCCTAAGAGCCCCGCTGTCTTGGGGTCTGTGCTGCCCAAGATTCCGTGGCGCAAGGCCGGCACCGTGCAGCTGACCTGCTCCCTCTTCCACGCGTGGGGGTGGATGAACCTCAACGTCGCGCTGGCCACCAAGTCTACGATGGTGCTCCGCCGGGAGTTTGATCCGCGCCAGGCGGTGCGTGACTGCATCGACTACAACGTGTGCGGGGTCCTATCCTCGGCGGTCTTCCTACGGGACTTCCAGAAGGAATATGACCAGCTATCCGTCGAGTATAAGCAACGCATCCACCTAGAATTCATCGCCTCGTCTGGCAACGCCATCCCGCCGATCCTGGTGCGCGGACTATCCGAGCGTTTTGGCCAGATTGTGTGCAACTTCTACGGGTCCACCGAGCACGGGCCGGTGGCCACCGCCAGCGGGCCGGAGCTATTTGAGGATCCTTCCCGCGCCGGCACGATTGCGCCCGGGGTGCGCATGGCCATCGTGCGCGATGACGGCACCGAAGCAGCAGTGGGGGAGATCGGCAAGATCTACAGCTGCAACGCCGAAACCATGGTTGGCTACCTGTCCGCACGCGACAAAGTCAGCGTGCATGACGCCATGCTAGGCACGGGGGACCTCGGACACATGGACGCGCAGGGCTTCCTGCACGTGCATGGTCGCTCCGATGACATGGTGATCAAGGGTGGAGAAAACGTCTACCCCCGGGAGCTTGAGGACTTCCTGCTGCGCCAGCCCGGCGTGCGTGACGCCTACGTGCGCGGCGTGCGCCAAGACATCGTGGCCCGCGTGGACGCCTACATTGTTGTCGCCGATAATGAGGAGGGCGCCAAGCTTGACGACGACGCCGTGCGCGAGCTCATCCGCACCAACCTCGCCGAGCACAACGTGCCGGACTTCATCTGCCGGATCAAAGAGATGCCGCGCAATGATGCCGGCAAGGTTGTCCCGCGCCTGCTGCCGCAGCCGTCCGTCTAA